The genome window TGATCCCGGTAACGCGCTGTCTCTGCTTCCGACAACAAACTGGTCTCTTCCATAATGGCTTCTCCAAGCTCTAGTAGCGGGTGTTCCCGTTGGCACGTTTTGACATGAGCACTAACGTATCGCTTCGAAGCCTATCGGGCCTATAGACCATCCGCTGTAGCCATATCCGCCTACACATATCGCGTCGGGCGGCGCATCATCCGAAGGAAATTTTTAATGCCGAACCGTCGATCCGACCCCCATATCGAAACCGTCATCGTCACCATCAGCGGCACCGTGCAAGGCGTGGGCTATCGCCTCGCCACGGTAAGGCGCGCCCACCTGCTGGGCGCGACCGGCTGGGTGCAGAATTTGTTGGATGGCACGGTTGAAGCTCTGGTTCAGGGCACGCCCGACCAGGTCGATCACATGCTGGAATGGTTG of Achromobacter seleniivolatilans contains these proteins:
- a CDS encoding acylphosphatase, which gives rise to MPNRRSDPHIETVIVTISGTVQGVGYRLATVRRAHLLGATGWVQNLLDGTVEALVQGTPDQVDHMLEWLRRGPPGATVQEITTRREYTDKRYIRFEQV